One Cohnella candidum genomic region harbors:
- the gdhA gene encoding NADP-specific glutamate dehydrogenase produces the protein MIIQTYREEATQYVRNVYETVMARNPGEVEFHQAVKEILDSLVPVLESNPQYIEHRILERIVEPERLIVFRVPWVDDNHNVQVNRGFRVQYNSALGPYKGGIRFHPSVNASIIKFLGFEQIFKNALTGQPIGGGKGGSDFDPKGKSDQEIMRFVQSFMTELYKYIGPDTDVPAGDIGVGGREIGYMFGQYKRIRGGHEAGVLTGKGIRYGGSLARTEATGYGCVYFVNEMLQSRGLSFKDRTVVVSGSGNVSIYAMFKAKELGAKVIACSDSDGYIYNQNGLDIQIVQRLKEVERKRIKDYVQEHPGTVYVEGCRGIWSLQCDIALPCATQNEIDREAAEWLVSNGVKAIGEGANMPSTLDAIEVFLANEVLFGPAKAANAGGVAVSALEMSQNSMRLSWTFEEVDRKLQNIMKNIFAESVSAAAKYGHQGNLVLGANAAGFKRVADAMIAQGVV, from the coding sequence ATGATTATTCAAACGTACAGGGAAGAAGCGACTCAGTATGTTCGAAACGTATATGAGACGGTAATGGCACGCAACCCCGGCGAAGTTGAGTTTCATCAAGCCGTGAAAGAAATATTGGATTCGCTGGTGCCGGTTTTGGAGTCCAATCCCCAGTACATAGAACATCGCATTTTGGAACGAATCGTGGAGCCCGAACGGCTGATCGTTTTCCGTGTACCTTGGGTGGATGACAACCATAACGTTCAGGTGAATCGCGGATTCCGCGTTCAGTACAATAGCGCATTGGGGCCTTACAAAGGGGGAATCCGGTTTCATCCCTCGGTGAATGCCAGCATTATCAAATTTCTCGGGTTCGAGCAAATTTTCAAAAACGCGTTGACCGGACAGCCGATCGGAGGGGGCAAAGGCGGATCCGACTTCGACCCCAAAGGAAAGTCCGATCAGGAAATCATGCGCTTCGTTCAAAGCTTCATGACGGAACTGTACAAATATATCGGACCGGATACCGACGTTCCCGCCGGCGATATTGGCGTGGGCGGCAGGGAAATCGGCTATATGTTCGGACAATATAAACGAATACGCGGCGGACATGAGGCCGGCGTGTTAACGGGGAAAGGAATCAGGTACGGCGGCAGCCTTGCCCGCACGGAAGCGACGGGGTACGGATGCGTCTATTTCGTAAATGAAATGCTGCAATCCAGAGGACTCAGTTTCAAGGATCGTACCGTCGTCGTTTCGGGATCCGGCAACGTATCCATTTACGCGATGTTCAAAGCGAAGGAACTCGGCGCCAAAGTCATCGCATGCAGCGATTCGGACGGATATATCTATAATCAGAACGGTCTGGACATCCAGATCGTCCAACGGCTGAAAGAAGTAGAGCGTAAACGGATAAAGGACTATGTGCAAGAACATCCGGGAACCGTATACGTAGAGGGTTGCAGAGGGATATGGTCGCTCCAATGCGATATCGCCTTGCCCTGCGCGACTCAAAACGAGATTGACCGGGAAGCGGCGGAATGGTTGGTTTCGAACGGAGTGAAAGCCATAGGGGAAGGGGCGAATATGCCTTCCACGTTGGACGCGATTGAAGTCTTCCTCGCCAATGAAGTGTTATTCGGGCCTGCCAAAGCGGCCAATGCCGGAGGCGTCGCCGTTTCCGCGCTCGAAATGTCGCAAAACAGCATGCGCTTGTCTTGGACATTCGAAGAGGTAGACCGCAAATTGCAGAACATCATGAAAAACATATTCGCCGAAAGCGTCAGCGCGGCAGCCAAGTATGGACATCAAGGGAACTTGGTGTTAGGAGCGAACGCAGCCGGCTTTAAGAGAGTGGCGGATGCCATGATCGCTCAAGGCGTGGTGTAA
- a CDS encoding ABC transporter permease codes for MMWLSFAGKEIFRKKIVLVSCVLTLLFVLLYSFGLWNIAEHMEPSGQGALQRAGDSVILLSLGLLFSQMIMAFLVFFATMGAVTGEIENGLLFAVLARPISRWKVYLGKYAGYAVWMVLYSAVLFWCILLPAHYILHVPLVPEAAFKSFLLFVWMPLLLLPVSLLGSVYLPMLGNGVACAVLYGVSLFSGFVENVSHLGSAKPHPAIDTVAFLTSLLMPANGIFHRMTYELAGGANLPMIGGAANELGPFSPVNTPSAAFVVYSFAYLALLLGWGCSAFTKKDIV; via the coding sequence ATGATGTGGCTCTCCTTCGCGGGAAAAGAAATATTCCGTAAAAAAATCGTGTTGGTTTCTTGCGTTCTAACGTTGCTTTTCGTGCTGCTCTACAGCTTCGGATTGTGGAATATCGCGGAGCATATGGAACCGTCCGGTCAAGGCGCCCTGCAGCGCGCCGGGGATAGCGTCATTCTCCTGTCCTTGGGACTGCTGTTCTCGCAAATGATCATGGCGTTTCTCGTGTTCTTCGCGACCATGGGAGCCGTGACCGGCGAAATTGAAAACGGACTCCTGTTCGCCGTGCTCGCGCGTCCGATTTCCCGCTGGAAAGTGTACCTCGGGAAATACGCCGGCTACGCGGTATGGATGGTGCTGTACAGCGCCGTTCTTTTCTGGTGCATCCTGCTGCCCGCCCACTATATTCTGCATGTTCCTCTGGTGCCCGAAGCCGCGTTCAAGTCGTTTTTGCTGTTCGTCTGGATGCCGCTTCTCCTCCTCCCCGTTTCCCTTCTCGGATCGGTCTATTTGCCGATGCTCGGCAACGGAGTCGCTTGCGCGGTATTGTATGGAGTGAGCTTGTTCAGCGGTTTCGTGGAAAACGTGTCCCACCTCGGCAGCGCGAAGCCGCACCCGGCGATCGATACCGTTGCGTTCCTGACTTCCCTGCTGATGCCGGCAAACGGGATCTTTCACCGTATGACTTATGAGCTGGCCGGAGGCGCCAACCTTCCGATGATCGGCGGAGCCGCGAACGAGCTGGGGCCATTCTCCCCCGTCAACACGCCAAGCGCGGCGTTTGTGGTCTATTCGTTTGCCTACTTGGCGCTGCTTCTTGGGTGGGGCTGCTCCGCATTTACGAAAAAGGATATCGTCTAA
- a CDS encoding ABC transporter ATP-binding protein: MILQTNGLTKTYKNGKGCENITLEVKRGQIFGLLGPNGAGKSTFVKMVTGLLRPTSGSGLLFGIPIGQAESRRKIGYLPELFRFQDWLTAKEVLAYHAGLSGMSLSETKSGRMRDRYLEVLELVGLTGRGDERVRQYSKGMQQRLGIAAALLMDPELIILDEPSSALDPIGRYEVRSLLEKLRERGKTVFLNTHLLEDVEAICDEVAFLHLGQLRAVGPIDRLLQIGNVWEIEVGGWMPDLLESISPLLPSDMKIRTENRPEGLTALMITAADREQIGWLNRILMEAGTTLYEVRPVQGNLEKWFLAMTESRGESGQ, translated from the coding sequence ATGATCCTGCAAACGAATGGACTGACCAAAACCTACAAGAACGGCAAAGGCTGCGAAAATATCACGCTGGAAGTTAAACGAGGTCAGATTTTCGGGCTGCTCGGTCCGAACGGCGCAGGCAAAAGCACGTTCGTCAAAATGGTTACCGGCCTGCTGCGCCCCACATCGGGCAGCGGGCTTCTCTTCGGCATTCCGATCGGACAGGCGGAATCCCGGCGCAAGATCGGTTATTTACCCGAACTGTTCCGCTTCCAAGACTGGCTGACCGCGAAGGAGGTTCTCGCCTATCATGCCGGACTTAGCGGCATGTCCTTGTCGGAGACGAAGTCAGGCCGGATGCGTGACCGCTATCTGGAAGTGCTCGAGTTGGTCGGCTTGACTGGCCGGGGTGACGAGCGCGTGCGCCAATATTCCAAGGGCATGCAGCAACGTCTTGGCATTGCAGCCGCACTTCTGATGGACCCTGAGCTGATCATTTTGGACGAACCTTCCTCCGCCCTCGATCCGATCGGCCGATACGAAGTCCGAAGCTTGCTCGAGAAACTGCGCGAACGGGGTAAAACGGTCTTTTTGAACACGCACCTGCTGGAGGATGTCGAAGCGATATGCGATGAGGTCGCTTTCCTGCATTTGGGTCAACTGCGGGCGGTCGGACCGATTGACCGATTGCTTCAAATCGGCAACGTGTGGGAAATCGAGGTGGGAGGCTGGATGCCCGATCTGCTCGAGTCGATTTCTCCCTTGCTGCCTTCCGACATGAAGATCCGCACGGAAAACAGGCCGGAAGGATTAACGGCGTTAATGATCACGGCTGCAGACCGGGAACAGATCGGCTGGCTGAACCGCATTCTGATGGAAGCCGGAACGACCCTTTATGAAGTGCGACCCGTGCAAGGTAATCTCGAGAAATGGTTTTTGGCGATGACGGAAAGTCGAGGTGAATCCGGTCAATGA
- a CDS encoding sigma-70 family RNA polymerase sigma factor — MNHSAIDRFQDIFRRHYPEVLRKIDLLVRDRAASEDLAQEVFLRLYRTPPDDIDKVGPWLQRVLTRIVWDYYRKNKRLEALADKQKNQLMTQERAYPPNEEAVILNWEKEAVRKALDQLSDRDRQVLLLREQGYSGQEIAELLHVNPNIVSTMISRAAHRLKQTMTAEGAFDS, encoded by the coding sequence ATGAACCACTCCGCCATCGATCGCTTTCAAGACATCTTCCGGAGGCATTATCCGGAGGTGCTCCGCAAGATTGATCTTCTGGTTCGCGACCGTGCGGCTTCAGAAGACCTTGCGCAGGAAGTGTTTTTGAGATTATACCGCACGCCGCCCGATGACATCGACAAAGTCGGCCCTTGGCTTCAGCGGGTTCTCACGCGTATCGTTTGGGACTACTACCGGAAAAACAAACGATTGGAAGCCTTGGCCGACAAACAGAAAAACCAGCTGATGACGCAAGAACGAGCCTATCCGCCGAATGAAGAGGCGGTCATTCTGAACTGGGAGAAAGAAGCGGTCCGGAAAGCGCTGGATCAATTGTCCGATCGTGACCGACAGGTTCTCCTTCTGCGCGAACAAGGCTACAGCGGGCAGGAAATCGCCGAACTGCTGCACGTCAATCCGAACATCGTCAGCACGATGATTAGCCGAGCCGCGCATCGTTTGAAACAAACCATGACTGCCGAGGGGGCATTCGATTCATGA
- a CDS encoding DUF2975 domain-containing protein, translating to MDRVSTLFLKVTILLIGLAVLALCIFGVPWFARESTDRFPAYSLYSVLAAIYAAAIPFFIALYQAFKLLTYIDKNEAFSDLSVSALKYIKYCAVVISLLYVAVMPFLYIMADTDDAPGMIVIGMVVIFASAVIAVFAAVLQKLLKNAIDIKSENDLTV from the coding sequence ATGGATCGAGTATCCACGCTTTTTCTTAAGGTAACGATTTTGCTGATCGGCTTGGCCGTTCTTGCTTTGTGCATTTTCGGGGTTCCTTGGTTTGCGAGAGAATCGACGGACCGCTTTCCGGCCTATTCGCTGTATTCCGTTCTCGCCGCCATATATGCTGCTGCGATCCCGTTTTTCATTGCGTTGTACCAGGCTTTCAAACTCCTGACCTATATTGACAAGAACGAAGCTTTTTCCGACTTGTCCGTCAGCGCACTAAAATATATCAAGTACTGTGCCGTCGTGATCAGCCTCTTGTACGTCGCTGTCATGCCATTCCTGTACATCATGGCAGACACGGACGACGCCCCGGGAATGATCGTGATCGGAATGGTCGTTATTTTCGCTTCCGCGGTCATTGCCGTCTTCGCAGCCGTGCTTCAAAAGCTTCTGAAAAACGCCATCGACATCAAGTCGGAAAATGATTTAACGGTCTGA
- a CDS encoding helix-turn-helix domain-containing protein — protein MAIIINVDVMLAKRKMSVTELSEKVGITMANLSILKNGKAKAIRLSTLEAICKALDCQPGDILEYKS, from the coding sequence ATGGCGATCATCATCAATGTTGACGTGATGTTGGCGAAGAGGAAAATGAGCGTAACGGAGCTGTCGGAGAAGGTCGGAATCACGATGGCCAATCTGTCCATTTTGAAAAACGGAAAGGCCAAAGCGATTCGGTTATCGACTTTGGAGGCGATTTGCAAGGCATTGGACTGTCAGCCCGGAGACATTTTGGAATACAAAAGTTAA
- a CDS encoding VanW family protein: MADRLYDYLYGNSGLSHVEVPLKTIYAKVDGELLSQLRDKQIGYYTTYYNAGNRGRSHNISLAARVIDSKVVFPGESFSFNRTVGMRTTKAGYRRAPIIVQGELSEGIGGGICQVSSTLFNAVDRAGLTILERYSHSRRVPYVPSGRDATVSWGGPDFVFRNPYAQPVLIRASAGGGRVYVAIFSSESIHYSPRVVPGMLKGLPPEVADPNQR; the protein is encoded by the coding sequence ATGGCGGACCGGCTGTACGATTATCTGTACGGGAATAGCGGTTTATCCCACGTTGAAGTTCCCTTGAAGACGATCTATGCGAAAGTAGACGGTGAATTGCTGAGCCAGCTTCGGGATAAACAGATCGGTTATTATACGACTTACTACAATGCCGGAAACAGGGGCCGTTCGCATAATATTTCACTCGCGGCGAGGGTGATCGACAGCAAGGTGGTTTTTCCCGGGGAGTCGTTCTCATTCAATCGGACCGTTGGGATGCGGACGACAAAGGCGGGTTACAGAAGGGCGCCGATTATCGTCCAGGGAGAGCTGTCGGAAGGGATCGGAGGCGGCATATGCCAGGTGTCGTCCACCTTATTCAACGCCGTGGATCGCGCCGGGCTTACGATTCTGGAGCGGTATTCGCACAGCCGCCGAGTTCCTTATGTACCCTCAGGCCGGGACGCGACGGTGAGCTGGGGAGGACCGGACTTCGTGTTTCGGAATCCGTACGCCCAACCAGTCCTGATTCGAGCAAGTGCGGGAGGGGGACGCGTCTACGTGGCTATATTTTCGTCGGAAAGCATCCATTATTCCCCGAGAGTCGTGCCCGGCATGTTGAAGGGGCTGCCGCCGGAGGTCGCGGATCCGAATCAAAGGTAA
- a CDS encoding ArsR/SmtB family transcription factor → MNDNNPLRDVFNAIADPTRRRLIRMLSEAEEIPLHELTEQFPMGRTAVSKHLTILKEAGLVLDRKVGRETRFRLNAAPLREIQDWVGFYSKFWSSNLLRLNRLLEEEEE, encoded by the coding sequence GTGAACGATAACAACCCGTTGCGGGACGTGTTTAACGCGATCGCAGATCCGACAAGGCGCCGACTGATTCGGATGCTGTCCGAGGCGGAAGAGATCCCGCTTCATGAGTTAACGGAACAGTTTCCCATGGGCCGCACGGCGGTATCCAAGCATTTGACCATCTTGAAAGAGGCCGGACTCGTGCTTGACCGCAAAGTCGGCAGAGAAACGCGTTTTCGGCTGAACGCCGCTCCGCTGCGCGAAATTCAAGATTGGGTGGGTTTCTACAGCAAGTTCTGGAGCTCGAATTTGCTGCGTTTGAACCGACTATTGGAGGAGGAAGAAGAATGA
- a CDS encoding SRPBCC family protein — MSLTLNLDFQYKTTMEKLWSALTDSNKLAKWTMENDFKPIVGHRFQFRTQPTEYWNGIVEGEVLTVEAPNRLSYSWASGGETHTVTWTLEDLGDGKVNLHLEQSGISNPQALGGAKYGWTNWCGELEKLLVQ, encoded by the coding sequence ATGAGTCTGACATTGAACTTGGATTTTCAATATAAGACCACGATGGAGAAGCTTTGGTCGGCTTTAACCGATTCGAACAAGCTGGCCAAGTGGACGATGGAAAATGATTTTAAGCCGATCGTCGGCCACCGTTTTCAGTTCCGTACTCAGCCGACCGAATATTGGAACGGTATTGTGGAAGGCGAAGTGCTGACCGTGGAAGCGCCAAACCGGTTGTCCTATTCTTGGGCCAGCGGAGGAGAAACGCATACGGTCACCTGGACGCTGGAGGACTTAGGGGACGGCAAGGTTAACCTTCATCTGGAACAATCCGGAATCTCCAATCCTCAAGCACTGGGCGGAGCCAAGTATGGCTGGACCAACTGGTGCGGCGAGCTTGAAAAATTGTTGGTGCAGTAA
- a CDS encoding ATP-binding cassette domain-containing protein, translating into MSESNQEYIVVTGARENNLKNVSLRIPKRKITIFTGVSGSGKSSIVFDTIASESQRLLNENFSTFVRNFLPRFPQPDADAIENLSMSVIVDQKRLGGGSHSTMGTITDIYSILRLLFSRVGQPYVGPANIFSFNDPQGMCPECNGLGRRLGVDMSKALDMSKSLNEGAILLPDYGVSGWEMNMILQSGNFDPDKKLSDYSEDELDQLLYAKARKVEMNFAGKAMNITVEGVIEKFTNKYIKQDLKTKSERTQRSVTPFITEGPCSSCRGSRLSQAALSCKINGRNIAELSSMEVGQLVRVIREIEDPVAAPVVKSLTERLQYLADIGLDYLTLDRETDTLSGGESQRVKMVKHLSGSLVDVTYIFDEPSVGLHPRDVHRLNGLLQKLRDKGNTVIVVEHDPDVIKVADHVVDVGPHAGSHGGTIVYEGSYPGLLESGTLTGTHMKRPLPLKRDNRKPSGKLSIKDAALHNLRNVSVNIPTGVLTVVTGVAGSGKSTLINEVFLSRHPEAIVIDQSAVGVSTRSNPATYTGIMDDVRKAFASANKVSPGLFSFNSKGACENCQGLGVVYADLAYLDEVKLPCEVCGGRRFKEEVLAYKLKDKSIADVLEMTVEQALTFFELKEVVRKLQAMSDVGLNYITLGQPLSTLSGGECQRIKLASELHKKGSIYVMDEPTTGLHMSDIGHLMEIMNRLVDAGNTVIVIEHNLDVIAQADWIIDMGPDGGSRGGQVVFEGTPAQVIQEDKSITGRYLGEHIQG; encoded by the coding sequence ATGAGCGAATCGAATCAGGAGTATATCGTCGTCACGGGTGCGCGGGAAAACAATCTGAAAAACGTTTCCTTGCGCATCCCCAAGCGCAAGATCACGATCTTCACCGGCGTCTCCGGATCCGGCAAATCGTCGATCGTCTTCGATACGATCGCATCCGAATCCCAGCGGCTTCTGAATGAAAATTTCAGCACGTTCGTCCGCAACTTTCTGCCTCGTTTTCCACAGCCGGATGCAGACGCGATCGAAAATCTCAGCATGTCCGTCATCGTGGATCAGAAGCGGCTGGGCGGCGGCTCTCATTCCACCATGGGCACGATTACCGACATCTATTCCATTCTTCGGCTGCTCTTCTCCCGGGTTGGCCAACCCTATGTCGGGCCGGCTAACATCTTCTCGTTTAACGATCCGCAAGGCATGTGCCCCGAGTGCAACGGGCTTGGCCGCCGGCTGGGCGTCGACATGAGCAAGGCGCTGGACATGTCGAAGTCGTTGAATGAAGGGGCGATCCTGCTTCCGGACTATGGCGTGAGCGGCTGGGAAATGAATATGATCCTGCAGTCGGGGAACTTCGATCCCGACAAGAAGCTGAGCGATTATTCGGAAGATGAGCTGGATCAACTTCTGTATGCCAAAGCGAGAAAAGTAGAGATGAACTTCGCCGGCAAAGCCATGAACATCACCGTGGAAGGCGTCATCGAGAAATTCACCAACAAGTACATCAAGCAGGATTTGAAAACGAAGTCCGAGCGCACGCAAAGATCGGTAACTCCGTTCATAACCGAGGGCCCCTGTTCCAGCTGCCGCGGCTCCAGGCTCAGTCAGGCAGCGCTCAGCTGTAAGATCAACGGACGCAACATCGCGGAATTGTCCTCCATGGAGGTAGGTCAGCTTGTCCGCGTCATTCGGGAGATCGAGGATCCCGTCGCCGCTCCCGTCGTCAAGTCGTTGACGGAACGGCTGCAATATCTGGCGGACATCGGGCTCGACTATTTAACGCTGGATCGTGAGACCGATACCTTGTCCGGCGGCGAGTCGCAGCGCGTCAAAATGGTGAAGCACCTCAGCGGCAGTCTAGTCGACGTGACCTACATTTTCGATGAACCCAGCGTCGGCTTGCATCCCCGGGATGTACACCGCTTAAACGGATTGTTGCAAAAGTTGCGCGACAAGGGAAATACCGTGATCGTCGTGGAGCATGATCCCGATGTCATCAAGGTGGCGGATCATGTCGTCGACGTCGGACCCCATGCCGGCAGCCACGGCGGTACCATCGTGTATGAAGGCAGTTACCCGGGTTTATTGGAGTCGGGTACGCTGACAGGCACCCATATGAAACGGCCCCTGCCGTTGAAACGAGACAACAGAAAGCCTTCCGGCAAGCTGTCCATCAAGGATGCCGCTCTTCACAACCTTCGGAACGTAAGCGTAAATATCCCGACCGGGGTGCTGACCGTCGTTACCGGTGTCGCCGGCTCCGGCAAAAGTACCCTGATCAACGAAGTATTTCTAAGCCGGCATCCCGAAGCGATCGTCATCGACCAATCGGCGGTCGGCGTGTCGACACGCTCGAATCCCGCGACCTACACGGGCATCATGGATGATGTGCGCAAAGCGTTTGCTTCCGCGAACAAGGTGAGCCCGGGCTTGTTTAGCTTCAACTCCAAAGGGGCTTGCGAGAACTGCCAAGGGCTTGGCGTCGTTTATGCGGACCTTGCCTATCTTGACGAAGTGAAGCTGCCTTGCGAAGTCTGCGGAGGCAGACGGTTCAAGGAAGAGGTGCTCGCGTACAAGCTGAAGGACAAGTCCATCGCGGATGTGCTGGAAATGACCGTGGAGCAGGCTTTGACCTTTTTTGAGCTGAAAGAGGTCGTGCGCAAACTCCAGGCGATGAGCGATGTGGGGCTGAATTACATTACACTCGGCCAGCCGCTCAGCACGCTCTCTGGAGGGGAATGCCAGCGGATCAAGCTGGCAAGCGAACTGCATAAGAAGGGCAGCATCTACGTGATGGATGAGCCGACGACCGGCCTGCATATGTCGGATATCGGTCACCTTATGGAGATCATGAACCGCCTCGTGGACGCCGGCAATACCGTCATCGTGATCGAGCACAACCTCGACGTCATCGCACAAGCGGATTGGATCATCGATATGGGACCGGACGGAGGCAGCAGGGGCGGACAAGTGGTGTTCGAGGGCACGCCGGCACAGGTCATCCAAGAGGATAAGTCGATCACGGGAAGATACCTAGGAGAACATATACAGGGCTGA
- the katG gene encoding catalase/peroxidase HPI — MDATANTGKCPFHHGSATTHTTSGTTNKDWWPNQLNLNILHQHDRKSNPLGDDFDYAEEFGKLDYQALKQDLRELMTDSQDWWPADYGHYGPFFIRMAWHSAGTYRTGDGRGGAGSGTQRFAPLNSWPDNGNLDKARRLLWPIKQKYGNKISWADLMILTGNVAIESMGGKTFGFGGGRADVWHPEEDIYWGAEKEWLGDKRYTGERDLDNPLAAVQMGLIYVNPEGPNGKPDPLASARDIRETFKRMGMNDEETVALVAGGHTFGKAHGAGDPVHVGAEPEGASIEAQGLGWLSTHGSGKGRDTITSGIEGAWTANPTQWDNGFFDALFGYEWELTKSPAGAHQWAPINPADEHLAPDAEDSSIRVKTIMTTADMALRVDPEYEKISRRFHANPEEFADAFARAWFKLTHRDMGPRARYLGPEVPRELLIWQDPIPAGNGDFTDAEIENIKTLILDSGLTVSELVTTAWASASTFRGSDKRGGANGARIRLAPQKDWEVNQPAQLNKVLRILEAIQDDLDHKISLADLIVLGGSAAVEKAARDAGFDIKVPFAPGRGDATQEQTDAESFAVLEPVADGFRNYQKKQYSVSAAELLVDKAQLLNLTAPEMTVLIGGLRVLGTNFGGTKHGVFTDRVGTLTNDFFVNLLDMGVQWKPVDAVVYEGRDRKTGEVVRTATVADLVFGSNSVLRAIAEVYAQDDNQEKFVRDFIAAWVKVMNADRFDLKAKA; from the coding sequence TTGGACGCTACAGCGAACACGGGAAAGTGCCCGTTTCACCACGGGAGCGCTACGACGCATACAACAAGCGGAACAACGAATAAAGACTGGTGGCCGAACCAGCTGAATTTGAACATCCTTCATCAACATGATAGGAAATCGAACCCGCTGGGAGACGATTTCGATTATGCGGAGGAATTCGGCAAGCTAGACTATCAGGCTCTGAAGCAGGATCTCCGCGAGCTGATGACCGACAGTCAAGATTGGTGGCCGGCCGACTACGGTCATTATGGCCCTTTCTTTATTCGGATGGCGTGGCACTCTGCCGGCACTTACCGTACGGGCGACGGCCGCGGCGGCGCCGGTTCCGGCACGCAGCGGTTCGCTCCATTGAACAGCTGGCCGGACAACGGCAACCTGGATAAAGCCCGTCGTTTGCTGTGGCCCATTAAGCAAAAGTACGGCAACAAGATCTCTTGGGCCGATTTGATGATTTTGACGGGGAACGTCGCGATCGAGTCCATGGGCGGTAAAACCTTCGGATTCGGCGGCGGACGCGCGGACGTCTGGCATCCGGAAGAAGATATCTACTGGGGTGCTGAGAAGGAGTGGCTGGGGGATAAGCGTTACACGGGCGAACGCGATCTGGATAATCCGCTTGCAGCCGTTCAAATGGGCCTGATTTACGTCAACCCGGAAGGCCCGAACGGCAAGCCGGATCCGCTGGCAAGCGCCCGCGACATCCGCGAGACTTTTAAACGGATGGGCATGAACGATGAAGAAACCGTCGCGCTCGTGGCCGGCGGCCATACGTTCGGCAAAGCACACGGTGCAGGAGATCCTGTCCACGTCGGCGCTGAGCCGGAAGGCGCATCCATCGAAGCGCAAGGCTTGGGCTGGTTAAGCACGCACGGTTCCGGCAAAGGCCGCGACACCATTACCAGCGGCATTGAAGGGGCTTGGACCGCGAATCCGACGCAGTGGGATAACGGATTTTTCGACGCGTTATTCGGATATGAATGGGAACTGACGAAAAGCCCGGCAGGCGCACATCAATGGGCTCCCATAAATCCTGCTGACGAGCATCTTGCACCGGACGCGGAAGATTCGTCCATCCGGGTGAAAACGATAATGACCACCGCGGATATGGCCTTGCGCGTAGACCCGGAATACGAGAAGATTTCCCGCCGTTTCCATGCGAATCCGGAAGAGTTCGCCGATGCCTTCGCTCGAGCCTGGTTCAAATTGACGCACCGGGACATGGGTCCCCGCGCCAGATATCTGGGCCCGGAAGTTCCGCGAGAATTGCTGATCTGGCAAGATCCTATCCCGGCCGGCAACGGCGATTTCACGGATGCGGAAATCGAAAATATCAAAACCCTGATCTTGGACTCCGGATTGACGGTCAGCGAGCTGGTCACGACGGCTTGGGCTTCGGCCAGTACCTTCCGCGGCTCGGATAAGCGCGGCGGCGCCAACGGTGCCCGCATCCGGCTGGCTCCGCAGAAGGATTGGGAAGTGAACCAGCCTGCTCAGCTGAACAAAGTGCTGAGAATCCTGGAAGCCATTCAGGACGACCTGGACCATAAGATCAGCCTGGCCGATTTGATCGTACTCGGCGGCAGCGCGGCGGTGGAAAAAGCCGCACGGGATGCCGGCTTCGACATCAAGGTTCCTTTTGCACCCGGCCGCGGCGATGCCACGCAAGAGCAAACCGATGCAGAAAGCTTCGCGGTGCTCGAGCCGGTCGCGGATGGTTTCCGCAACTATCAGAAGAAGCAGTACAGCGTAAGCGCGGCAGAGCTTCTGGTCGACAAGGCGCAGCTGCTTAACCTGACCGCGCCGGAAATGACCGTCCTGATCGGCGGACTGCGCGTTCTGGGTACGAACTTCGGCGGCACCAAGCATGGCGTTTTCACCGACCGCGTCGGCACCCTCACCAACGATTTCTTCGTGAACTTGCTGGACATGGGAGTCCAGTGGAAGCCGGTGGACGCCGTCGTCTATGAAGGACGCGACCGCAAGACGGGGGAGGTCGTGCGAACGGCGACCGTCGCGGATCTCGTATTCGGCTCGAACTCCGTCCTGCGCGCGATTGCCGAAGTTTACGCGCAAGACGACAACCAAGAGAAGTTCGTGCGCGACTTTATCGCGGCTTGGGTCAAGGTCATGAATGCAGACCGCTTTGATCTTAAAGCAAAAGCGTAA